Proteins from a genomic interval of Treponema brennaborense DSM 12168:
- a CDS encoding M15 family metallopeptidase — MTKRFFLILLPLCFLLCSGSCNPTQTEQPNEAAPAEPELLSIFRTAYPDVTFSAAYDTLIGDWLVTVTADDRRAELYWCGGRLLSADKIPEKENYRVLLYDYAEAVPDPEDFSEQDIERIRAFSAPETRSASAGTPPFFYDTIYDCASQTAVEQHITRITFLGKQANVHERIRDPLAAVERDIRALAETDPEARAFVTNLSQTDGYYWRTIRDSGNRSFHSIGIALDILPVGWQQKNIYWAWRRDIDPEKWMLTPLDRRWMPPESIVAAFEKHGFIWGGKWIIWDNMHFEYHPELILYRKSKK, encoded by the coding sequence ATGACAAAACGTTTTTTTCTGATTTTGCTGCCTCTTTGTTTTTTGCTTTGCAGCGGCAGCTGCAACCCGACGCAGACAGAACAGCCGAATGAAGCAGCTCCCGCCGAACCGGAGCTGCTTTCCATATTTCGCACGGCGTACCCCGACGTTACGTTTTCCGCAGCATACGATACGCTGATCGGCGACTGGCTCGTAACCGTAACCGCAGACGATCGGCGTGCCGAACTGTACTGGTGCGGCGGCCGACTGCTGAGCGCCGATAAAATCCCCGAAAAAGAAAACTATCGGGTACTACTTTACGACTATGCCGAAGCCGTCCCCGATCCCGAAGATTTCAGCGAGCAGGACATCGAGCGGATCCGCGCGTTCAGTGCGCCGGAAACCCGTTCGGCAAGCGCCGGAACACCGCCGTTTTTTTATGACACGATATACGACTGTGCGTCGCAGACCGCCGTCGAGCAGCACATCACGCGGATTACCTTTTTGGGAAAACAGGCGAACGTTCACGAACGTATCCGCGACCCGCTCGCCGCCGTCGAACGGGACATACGGGCACTTGCGGAAACGGATCCGGAAGCACGCGCCTTCGTAACGAATCTGTCGCAAACCGACGGTTACTATTGGCGCACCATTCGCGATTCGGGAAACCGTTCGTTTCACAGCATCGGCATCGCGCTCGACATTCTGCCCGTCGGCTGGCAACAGAAAAACATTTATTGGGCGTGGCGGCGCGACATCGACCCGGAAAAATGGATGCTGACGCCGCTCGATCGCCGCTGGATGCCGCCGGAAAGCATCGTCGCCGCTTTTGAAAAACACGGTTTCATCTGGGGCGGAAAATGGATCATCTGGGACAATATGCACTTTGAATATCACCCCGAACTGATTTTATACCGAAAGTCAAAAAAATAA
- the hcp gene encoding hydroxylamine reductase codes for MEGNMFCFQCEQTAGGTGCTGKAGVCGKQASTAKLQDKLTGALIGLARACGTEPVPADVNRLMLEGLFTTITNVNFNDETVQALIDRVHAKTAELVPDCGCCASPCGHNDDYDVESIWNAPVDVRSLKSLILFGIRGVAAYAYHAMVLGYADETVNQFFVKALCVLGEDSDQKELLPVVMETGKVNLACMELLDRANTETFGNPVPATVPLSIEKGPFIVISGHDLFDLKLLLEQTAGKGINVYTHGEMLPAHGYPLLKKYPHLKGNFGTAWQNQQKEFADMPAPVLFTTNCIMPVKPSYADRVFTTEVVSYPGMVHIGKDKDFSPVIKKALELGGYAENQTRTGINGGTEVTTGFGRHTVLSVAGDVVNAVKSGKITHFFLVGGCDGARPGRNYYTEFVKKTPKDSVILTLACGKYRFNDLNLGTVAGLPRLLDMGQCNDAYGAVQVALALAKAFDCGVNDLPLSLVLSWYEQKAVCILLSLLYLGIKNIYLGPTLPAFVSPDVLKFLVEQFAVSPVGTPDEDLKKILG; via the coding sequence ATGGAAGGCAACATGTTTTGTTTTCAGTGTGAACAGACGGCCGGCGGTACCGGTTGTACCGGAAAAGCAGGAGTGTGCGGAAAGCAGGCTTCTACGGCAAAGCTGCAGGATAAACTGACCGGTGCGCTCATCGGTCTTGCCCGCGCGTGCGGAACGGAACCGGTTCCGGCGGATGTGAACCGGCTGATGCTTGAGGGGCTGTTCACGACGATTACGAACGTTAATTTTAACGATGAAACCGTTCAGGCGCTGATCGATCGCGTGCACGCCAAAACGGCGGAACTCGTACCCGATTGCGGCTGCTGCGCTTCACCGTGCGGGCACAACGACGATTACGATGTGGAATCGATCTGGAACGCTCCCGTCGACGTCCGTTCGCTGAAGTCGCTTATCCTGTTCGGTATCCGCGGAGTGGCGGCGTACGCGTATCACGCGATGGTGCTCGGCTATGCGGATGAGACCGTCAATCAGTTTTTTGTCAAAGCGCTGTGCGTACTGGGTGAAGATTCGGATCAAAAAGAGCTGCTGCCCGTCGTGATGGAAACCGGAAAAGTGAACCTCGCCTGTATGGAACTGCTCGATCGCGCCAATACGGAGACGTTCGGCAATCCCGTTCCCGCGACGGTACCGCTTTCGATTGAAAAAGGACCGTTCATCGTCATAAGCGGACACGATCTGTTCGATCTGAAGCTGCTGCTCGAACAGACGGCGGGAAAAGGTATCAACGTGTATACGCACGGCGAAATGCTTCCGGCGCACGGATATCCGCTTTTGAAAAAATATCCGCATCTGAAAGGAAACTTCGGCACGGCCTGGCAGAATCAGCAGAAAGAATTTGCCGACATGCCGGCACCGGTCCTGTTTACGACCAACTGCATCATGCCGGTAAAACCTTCGTATGCAGACCGTGTGTTTACGACGGAAGTCGTGTCGTATCCGGGAATGGTTCACATCGGCAAAGACAAGGATTTTTCGCCGGTTATTAAAAAAGCACTGGAATTGGGCGGTTACGCGGAAAATCAGACGCGCACCGGTATCAACGGCGGAACGGAGGTTACGACGGGATTCGGACGCCATACGGTGCTCTCCGTTGCGGGAGACGTAGTAAACGCGGTAAAATCCGGAAAGATAACGCATTTCTTTTTGGTCGGCGGCTGCGACGGCGCCCGGCCGGGCAGAAATTATTACACCGAGTTCGTCAAAAAAACACCGAAAGACAGCGTGATTCTGACGCTCGCGTGCGGTAAATACCGATTCAACGATTTGAATCTGGGAACGGTGGCGGGCTTGCCTCGTCTGCTGGATATGGGGCAGTGCAACGACGCGTACGGAGCCGTACAGGTTGCGCTCGCATTGGCGAAGGCGTTCGACTGCGGCGTGAACGATTTGCCGCTCTCACTGGTACTTTCGTGGTACGAACAGAAGGCGGTGTGCATTCTGCTTTCACTGCTGTATTTGGGAATTAAAAACATATACCTCGGTCCGACGCTGCCGGCGTTCGTTTCTCCCGACGTACTCAAATTTCTGGTGGAACAGTTCGCCGTGTCTCCGGTCGGCACACCCGACGAAGATTTGAAAAAGATTTTGGGCTGA
- a CDS encoding 4Fe-4S binding protein has product MIRKIIQIDEEKCNGCGLCAHACHEGAIGMIDGKAKLLRDDYCDGLGNCLPACPTGAISFVEREAAAYDEQAVLANKKKAAAPHALACGCPGTRSHLIERHGKPAAAPETAVSAKVAAAGRQESMLNQWPVQIKLVPVNAPYFDGADLLVAADCTAYAYADFHADFIRGKITLIGCPKLDDGDYTEKLTQIICENDIRSVTVVRMEVPCCGGIENAVKNALKAAAVKKGGKLVPWQVVTVSTDGKII; this is encoded by the coding sequence ATGATACGGAAAATAATTCAGATTGATGAAGAAAAATGCAACGGCTGCGGATTGTGCGCTCACGCGTGTCATGAAGGAGCCATCGGCATGATAGACGGTAAGGCGAAGCTGCTGCGCGACGATTATTGCGACGGATTGGGCAATTGTCTGCCCGCCTGTCCGACCGGCGCGATCAGTTTTGTCGAGCGCGAAGCGGCGGCGTACGACGAACAAGCCGTGCTTGCAAATAAAAAAAAGGCTGCCGCTCCGCACGCGCTTGCGTGCGGCTGTCCGGGGACGCGTTCGCATCTGATCGAGCGGCATGGCAAGCCTGCGGCGGCGCCGGAAACTGCGGTTTCCGCGAAGGTTGCCGCGGCCGGCCGGCAGGAGTCCATGCTGAATCAGTGGCCGGTTCAGATAAAACTGGTTCCGGTAAACGCGCCGTATTTTGACGGTGCGGATCTGCTGGTTGCCGCCGACTGCACCGCGTACGCGTATGCCGATTTTCACGCCGATTTTATTCGCGGCAAAATTACGCTGATCGGGTGCCCGAAGCTGGACGACGGCGATTATACGGAAAAACTGACGCAGATCATCTGCGAAAACGATATCCGAAGCGTAACGGTCGTGCGGATGGAAGTTCCCTGCTGCGGCGGAATTGAAAACGCGGTTAAAAACGCTTTGAAAGCGGCGGCGGTCAAAAAGGGCGGAAAACTCGTTCCGTGGCAAGTCGTTACGGTTTCTACGGACGGAAAAATTATATGA
- a CDS encoding Crp/Fnr family transcriptional regulator, with amino-acid sequence MDYFFLSNTVLFRGVRESEIQPMLNCLNAYTKKYGKGETVYREGTVVREIGLLLSGSVHVEQNDIWGNRAILGSFGRGNIFAEAYACTPGEPLMISVTAAEDTDILFMDTRRVLTTCSSGCKFHHTLIQNLLYIMAEKNLNLTRKITHITPKSIRNRLLSYLSFQSRKQGSFDVAVPFNRQQLADYLCVDRSALSNELGKMQGEGLLSVEKNTFHLIRHERTVLPE; translated from the coding sequence ATGGATTATTTCTTTTTATCAAACACCGTTTTGTTCCGAGGCGTTCGGGAATCCGAAATTCAGCCGATGCTGAACTGCCTGAACGCTTATACCAAAAAATACGGCAAAGGTGAAACCGTGTACCGCGAAGGAACGGTCGTCCGTGAAATAGGGCTGCTGCTGTCGGGCAGCGTGCACGTCGAACAAAACGATATTTGGGGCAACCGGGCGATCCTCGGCAGTTTCGGCCGGGGAAACATTTTTGCCGAAGCATACGCGTGCACACCCGGCGAACCGCTCATGATTTCAGTCACCGCCGCCGAAGACACGGACATTCTGTTCATGGATACCCGGCGAGTTCTGACAACCTGCTCCTCCGGCTGCAAATTTCATCACACGCTGATCCAAAATTTATTGTATATTATGGCGGAGAAAAATCTGAATCTGACGCGTAAAATAACGCATATTACGCCCAAATCCATTCGCAACCGGCTGCTTTCGTACTTGTCGTTTCAGTCGCGCAAACAGGGATCGTTCGACGTTGCCGTACCGTTCAACCGGCAGCAGCTTGCCGACTACCTGTGCGTGGATCGGAGCGCCCTCTCGAACGAACTGGGCAAAATGCAGGGTGAAGGTCTTCTTTCCGTTGAAAAAAACACGTTTCATCTGATCCGGCACGAACGGACGGTACTCCCGGAGTAA
- the pyrE gene encoding orotate phosphoribosyltransferase codes for MTYKQEFIKFMSDSGVLTFGDFTLKSGRRAPYFINTGNYTTGAHLARLGGFYADCIKEHGIQADVLFGPAYKGIPLAVSAAVALYTKYGVDVRYCFDRKEIKDHGEGGAFVGKQPEANDRIVIIEDVMTSGKALREVMPKLTGCADVTVEAMIITVDRMEKGLTGTLSAVQEAYRDFGVKVYPIVTINDIIQAMEEGVIAGKEHLDSMRAYRAQYGVLN; via the coding sequence ATGACGTACAAGCAGGAATTCATCAAATTCATGAGCGACAGCGGCGTGCTCACGTTCGGCGACTTCACGCTGAAAAGCGGACGGCGCGCACCGTATTTTATCAACACGGGCAACTACACTACCGGCGCACATCTGGCGCGTTTGGGCGGATTTTACGCCGACTGCATCAAGGAACACGGCATTCAGGCCGACGTTCTGTTCGGTCCCGCGTACAAGGGAATTCCCCTCGCCGTCAGCGCAGCCGTCGCACTCTATACGAAATACGGGGTCGACGTGCGATACTGCTTTGACCGGAAAGAAATAAAAGATCACGGAGAAGGCGGTGCGTTCGTAGGAAAACAGCCCGAAGCGAACGACCGCATCGTCATAATAGAAGACGTCATGACCAGCGGAAAAGCCCTGCGCGAAGTGATGCCCAAGCTGACCGGCTGCGCCGACGTTACGGTTGAAGCCATGATTATCACCGTTGACCGCATGGAAAAAGGACTGACCGGAACGCTTTCCGCCGTACAGGAAGCCTACCGCGACTTCGGCGTAAAAGTGTATCCGATCGTAACAATCAACGACATCATTCAGGCTATGGAAGAAGGCGTCATCGCCGGAAAAGAACACCTCGACTCGATGCGCGCGTATCGGGCGCAGTACGGCGTACTGAACTGA
- a CDS encoding alpha-hydroxy-acid oxidizing protein produces MFRRLNYKCHFCAVCDGSGCTGELPGMGGVYGNENFRRNCEDWKILARTFAAGSPPSAETSREAAESLQLAALPYGAEKSPLQTAAPQRMPLIRLAPITGGVENVGYQDERSFYFDLITAVSEAGIALSIGDGCPDEKILGGIAALRAVRRFYPERRAAVFIKPYENKRIFERIEWAGSCAELIGVDIDSYNIVTMRNLVRLEKKNAAQLREIRRALRVPFAVKGIFTEADVELVRELKPDVAVVSNHGGRIETRRGSTAAFLAEYGRALQANCGELWVDGGIRDKGDIETAARFGAAQVLVGRPFISALCRGGVREVIREARALRGL; encoded by the coding sequence ATGTTTCGGCGATTAAACTATAAATGTCATTTCTGCGCTGTATGCGACGGGTCCGGATGTACCGGTGAATTGCCGGGAATGGGCGGCGTGTACGGTAATGAAAATTTCCGCAGAAATTGCGAAGACTGGAAAATTCTTGCACGGACTTTCGCTGCCGGCAGTCCGCCGTCGGCGGAAACCTCGCGTGAAGCCGCGGAATCGCTTCAACTTGCCGCCTTGCCGTATGGAGCCGAAAAATCGCCGCTTCAAACTGCGGCACCTCAGCGGATGCCGCTGATCAGGCTTGCGCCGATTACCGGCGGCGTTGAAAACGTCGGGTATCAGGACGAACGTTCGTTTTATTTTGATCTGATTACGGCGGTAAGCGAAGCCGGAATCGCGCTTTCGATCGGCGACGGTTGTCCGGATGAAAAAATTTTGGGCGGTATCGCCGCGCTTCGCGCCGTGCGGCGGTTTTATCCGGAACGCCGCGCCGCCGTGTTCATTAAACCGTATGAAAACAAGCGTATTTTCGAGCGTATCGAATGGGCCGGTTCCTGTGCGGAACTGATAGGAGTCGATATCGATTCGTATAATATCGTAACGATGCGCAATTTGGTTCGGCTCGAAAAAAAGAACGCGGCACAGCTGCGTGAGATTCGGCGCGCGCTTCGCGTCCCGTTTGCGGTAAAGGGAATATTTACCGAAGCCGACGTGGAGCTGGTGCGCGAGCTGAAACCCGACGTGGCGGTCGTTTCAAATCACGGCGGCCGCATTGAAACCCGCCGCGGCAGTACGGCCGCTTTTTTGGCCGAGTACGGGCGCGCGCTGCAAGCGAACTGCGGCGAATTGTGGGTTGACGGCGGTATACGCGATAAAGGCGATATTGAAACCGCCGCCCGGTTCGGCGCGGCGCAGGTTCTGGTAGGCCGTCCGTTCATTTCGGCGCTCTGCCGCGGCGGCGTCCGCGAAGTAATCCGCGAAGCGCGCGCACTGCGCGGATTGTGA
- a CDS encoding 6-phosphofructokinase — translation MQKSAVKTFGILTSGGDAPGLNAAIRGVARTAIDQFGMNVIGIEHGYRGLIEGNARELHPEDFSGILTRGGTILGTSREKPFKNEEIDPETGMSAVERIKANYKKWGLDALVVLGGNGTNTTGSLLAQEGLNVIGLPKTIDNDLVETDITFGFHTAVSVATEAIDRIHTTAHSHNRIMVIEVMGHKAGWLGLYAGVAGGGDVILLPEIPYNIASIADHLKKRRDAGKAFSIVVVAEGALSEEEALMDKKTFKKSRLAMPYSIAYRVAHELEEATALESRVTVLGYLQRGGTPVAYDRALATIFGTAAAHMLSQGDFGKMVALQNGKVVGVPLENVAGKIKRVPLDDKMLLAGREVGTCFGD, via the coding sequence ATGCAAAAATCTGCGGTGAAAACATTCGGTATTTTAACTTCCGGCGGGGATGCTCCCGGCTTGAACGCGGCGATCCGCGGCGTCGCGCGTACCGCGATTGATCAGTTCGGTATGAACGTGATCGGTATTGAACACGGGTACCGCGGTTTAATAGAAGGCAACGCGCGGGAACTGCATCCCGAAGATTTTTCGGGTATTTTGACGCGCGGCGGAACCATTTTGGGAACTTCGCGCGAAAAACCGTTTAAAAATGAGGAAATCGACCCTGAGACCGGAATGTCCGCCGTCGAACGAATCAAAGCCAATTATAAAAAGTGGGGGCTCGACGCGCTCGTCGTACTCGGCGGAAACGGAACGAACACGACCGGCAGTCTGCTTGCCCAAGAGGGATTGAACGTTATCGGACTGCCGAAAACGATAGACAACGATTTGGTCGAAACCGATATCACGTTCGGTTTCCATACCGCGGTTTCCGTCGCTACCGAAGCAATCGACCGCATCCACACGACCGCGCACAGTCACAACCGGATCATGGTCATTGAAGTGATGGGCCATAAGGCCGGCTGGCTGGGTTTGTACGCGGGAGTTGCCGGCGGCGGAGACGTTATCCTGCTGCCCGAAATACCGTACAATATCGCTTCAATCGCCGATCATCTGAAAAAACGGCGCGATGCCGGAAAGGCGTTTTCCATCGTGGTGGTTGCCGAAGGCGCGCTTTCCGAAGAAGAAGCGCTTATGGATAAAAAGACCTTTAAAAAATCGCGGCTTGCGATGCCGTATTCCATTGCGTATCGCGTTGCGCACGAATTGGAAGAAGCGACTGCGCTTGAGTCGCGCGTTACCGTGCTCGGTTATTTGCAGCGCGGAGGAACGCCCGTCGCGTACGACAGGGCGCTTGCGACGATTTTCGGAACCGCGGCGGCGCACATGCTTTCGCAAGGCGACTTCGGCAAAATGGTTGCGCTGCAGAACGGAAAAGTGGTAGGCGTGCCGCTTGAAAATGTGGCCGGAAAAATAAAGCGGGTTCCGCTCGATGATAAAATGCTGCTGGCCGGGCGCGAAGTTGGAACATGTTTCGGCGATTAA
- a CDS encoding biotin--[acetyl-CoA-carboxylase] ligase, with translation MKTKDRILSILREADGAVVSGEDLAERCGVSRTAVWKAVSALRSDGYVLEAGTNRGYRLVREGESLDASLIERRAASLCSTASLCGAAQGSRTDFSGKVRVFGVTDSTNSEAKKALSGAAFVHTADGSLSAEGRALHGSAFFAETQTAGRGRLGRPFYSPSHTGLYVSLVYVPAGGVHEPALLTASAAVGVCRALSRVYGVDARIKWVNDVFLHGKKICGILTEGVSNFETGIIEAAVVGIGVNIAESGDGFPDQIARVAGTVLPSAGDEPAAASGGLRRNELAAALVYEVMRALDESGGYAAESATAERTAVDTGASVNPVMREYRERSLFTGGQELTVFPLAGDASSGYAARFVSIDDGARLIVELPDGTRRALGSGEVTLRSARVAQ, from the coding sequence ATGAAGACCAAAGACCGTATTCTTTCCATATTACGGGAGGCGGACGGCGCGGTCGTGTCCGGAGAAGATTTGGCCGAGCGGTGCGGCGTTTCGCGTACCGCCGTATGGAAAGCCGTTTCGGCGCTGCGTTCGGACGGTTACGTGCTTGAAGCCGGAACGAACCGCGGATATCGGCTCGTTCGGGAAGGCGAATCACTGGACGCATCGCTGATCGAGCGGCGCGCAGCCTCCTTGTGCAGCACAGCTTCCTTGTGCGGCGCCGCACAAGGAAGCCGTACGGATTTTAGCGGTAAAGTTCGCGTGTTCGGCGTTACCGATTCCACGAACAGCGAAGCTAAAAAGGCGCTTTCCGGTGCGGCGTTTGTACATACGGCGGACGGATCCCTTTCTGCGGAGGGGCGGGCGCTGCACGGTTCCGCGTTTTTTGCCGAAACGCAGACTGCCGGGCGGGGCAGACTGGGGCGTCCGTTTTATTCACCGTCGCACACCGGATTGTACGTCAGCCTGGTGTACGTTCCCGCAGGCGGCGTGCACGAGCCGGCTTTGCTTACCGCGAGTGCCGCCGTGGGTGTCTGCCGCGCGCTTTCGCGCGTATACGGCGTCGACGCCCGGATAAAATGGGTGAACGACGTGTTTCTGCACGGCAAAAAGATATGCGGCATTCTCACCGAAGGCGTCAGCAATTTTGAAACGGGTATTATAGAAGCCGCCGTCGTCGGGATCGGCGTCAATATTGCCGAAAGCGGCGACGGGTTTCCCGATCAAATTGCGCGCGTTGCGGGCACCGTTTTGCCCTCTGCCGGAGACGAACCGGCAGCCGCGTCAGGCGGATTGCGCCGGAACGAACTGGCCGCCGCCCTCGTATACGAAGTGATGCGTGCGCTTGACGAAAGCGGCGGGTACGCAGCCGAATCTGCAACTGCTGAACGCACTGCAGTCGACACCGGCGCATCGGTAAATCCGGTGATGCGGGAATATCGGGAACGATCGCTTTTTACCGGAGGACAGGAATTGACCGTGTTCCCGCTCGCCGGGGACGCTTCGTCCGGATACGCGGCGCGTTTCGTTTCCATAGACGACGGCGCGCGCCTTATCGTGGAGCTGCCGGACGGAACGCGACGCGCGCTGGGATCGGGCGAAGTAACGCTGCGCAGTGCGCGCGTGGCGCAGTGA
- a CDS encoding P-II family nitrogen regulator produces the protein MTFSQLVAIVPHNEGDRIASILKAAGARGGTVLMARGTAENSFLRLLGVGDTAKDIVFSVVDSAQKQAMMDAVRAGTADQKAHYGILFAREVSTFFKNKHAVPAESAEETRMTEKTHKLITVILNKGFADDAMAAARKAGAGGGTVIHARGTAREEDASFFGITLVPEKEMLLILTEKQKADAVLEAVCTLPCLAEPGSGIAYCMDVDSFTSLGQKAAKE, from the coding sequence GTGACGTTTTCCCAATTGGTGGCGATCGTGCCGCATAACGAAGGAGATCGGATCGCTTCGATTCTCAAAGCTGCCGGAGCGCGCGGGGGAACCGTGCTGATGGCGCGCGGTACGGCCGAAAACTCGTTTTTGCGGCTGCTCGGCGTCGGCGATACGGCTAAAGATATCGTCTTTTCCGTCGTGGACAGCGCGCAGAAACAGGCGATGATGGACGCCGTTCGAGCGGGAACCGCCGATCAGAAAGCGCATTACGGCATTCTGTTCGCGCGCGAAGTTTCGACCTTTTTTAAAAACAAACACGCAGTTCCGGCGGAATCTGCGGAGGAGACCCGTATGACGGAAAAAACGCATAAACTGATCACGGTTATTTTGAATAAGGGATTTGCCGACGACGCGATGGCCGCAGCCCGTAAGGCGGGTGCCGGCGGCGGAACGGTTATCCATGCGCGCGGTACGGCTCGTGAAGAAGACGCGTCGTTTTTCGGTATAACGCTGGTGCCCGAAAAGGAAATGCTGCTCATTTTGACGGAAAAACAAAAGGCTGACGCCGTTCTTGAGGCCGTATGCACGCTGCCGTGTCTTGCCGAACCGGGCAGCGGCATCGCGTATTGCATGGACGTGGACAGTTTCACTTCGCTGGGGCAGAAAGCGGCGAAAGAATGA
- a CDS encoding DUF1538 domain-containing protein, with protein sequence MNLLVKFRETLYSVVPIMVIVLILGCTVAPLGGVLIARFVIGGVLLIVGLTVFLLGVDLGILPIGEAAGSALVKKRSLPLLLSVAFVTGFLVTAAEPDVQVLAGQIQSVSPAVHKFALVMMISAGIGLFVMIGLLRTVLALPLNVVLCISYAIVFICAYFTPPEFLAVAFDSGGATTGPMTVPFIMALGVGVAAVRARDNDSFGLIGIVSVGPIFAVLLFGIYTGPSGAENAAAAASAEEVEGLGIFLRLLPEVFKEVTYALLPLIALFAVFQLTLIKMPPYRFAKIIKGLIYSFIGLIIFLVGVKGGFMLAGSSLGRILGGYVAAEANGALYEALIIGVGVVLGAVVVCAEPAVWVLTDQVETVSGGTVKRRFLLVALSAGVAVSVGLSMVRILAGFSIWWYLIPGYALALAMSFFCPKLFTAIAFDSGGVASGPMTSTFVLSFTLGISSACGGNPVTDAFGVIALVALTPLIAIQTVGLLYRNSLRKIGGAA encoded by the coding sequence ATGAATCTGTTGGTAAAATTTCGGGAAACGCTGTATTCGGTCGTTCCCATTATGGTTATCGTGCTTATTTTGGGGTGTACGGTAGCACCGCTCGGCGGCGTGCTGATAGCCCGATTCGTTATCGGCGGCGTGCTGCTTATCGTCGGGCTGACGGTGTTTCTGCTCGGCGTGGATCTGGGTATTCTGCCGATCGGCGAAGCGGCCGGCTCCGCTCTGGTTAAAAAACGCAGTCTGCCGCTGCTGCTTTCCGTCGCGTTCGTTACCGGATTTTTGGTTACGGCTGCCGAACCCGACGTACAGGTGCTTGCCGGACAGATCCAATCCGTCAGTCCCGCCGTACATAAATTTGCGCTCGTCATGATGATTTCGGCCGGTATCGGGCTGTTCGTCATGATTGGATTGCTGCGTACCGTACTCGCGCTGCCGCTCAACGTAGTGCTGTGCATTTCGTACGCGATTGTGTTCATCTGTGCGTATTTTACGCCGCCCGAATTTCTTGCCGTCGCCTTCGATTCAGGCGGAGCGACGACCGGGCCGATGACGGTGCCGTTTATCATGGCGCTCGGCGTGGGAGTTGCGGCGGTGCGCGCCCGCGACAACGACAGTTTCGGCCTGATAGGCATTGTGTCCGTCGGCCCGATTTTCGCCGTATTGCTGTTCGGTATATATACCGGGCCGTCCGGGGCGGAAAACGCGGCTGCCGCCGCTTCGGCGGAAGAAGTCGAAGGGCTTGGTATTTTTCTGCGGCTACTGCCCGAAGTTTTCAAAGAAGTCACGTACGCGCTGCTGCCGCTTATCGCTTTATTCGCCGTGTTTCAGCTGACGCTCATAAAAATGCCGCCGTATCGGTTTGCCAAAATAATAAAAGGGTTGATCTACAGTTTTATCGGGCTGATTATCTTTTTGGTCGGGGTAAAAGGCGGCTTTATGCTGGCGGGATCTTCGTTAGGGCGGATTTTGGGCGGCTACGTTGCCGCAGAAGCGAACGGCGCTTTGTACGAAGCGCTGATCATCGGCGTGGGCGTGGTGCTCGGCGCCGTCGTCGTCTGTGCCGAACCCGCGGTGTGGGTGCTGACGGATCAGGTTGAAACGGTTTCCGGCGGTACGGTGAAGCGGCGCTTTTTGCTCGTTGCGCTTTCCGCCGGGGTCGCCGTTTCCGTCGGGCTTTCCATGGTGCGCATTCTTGCCGGATTCAGCATTTGGTGGTATTTAATACCCGGTTACGCGCTGGCGCTCGCGATGTCGTTTTTCTGTCCGAAACTGTTTACCGCGATTGCATTCGATTCCGGCGGAGTTGCGTCCGGCCCCATGACTTCCACGTTCGTGCTGTCGTTCACGCTGGGTATTTCTTCGGCGTGCGGCGGAAATCCGGTAACCGACGCGTTCGGCGTTATCGCCCTCGTTGCGCTTACGCCGCTGATTGCGATCCAAACGGTCGGACTTTTATACCGCAATTCGTTACGGAAAATAGGAGGTGCCGCGTGA
- a CDS encoding 5'-methylthioadenosine/adenosylhomocysteine nucleosidase, translated as MKKLGIIGAMDVEVALLRKNIVNPLITRIAAIEFIEGTINGTPVVVAKSGIGKVNAAVCTQLLIRSFDVTGVVNTGAAGAFASGLGVLDLVISTDVMYHDVDVTAWGYEAGGVPGLPVAFKADETFVSRAEEVCKALFPERNVVCGRVASGDQFISSAEKKQAIRALCAPACVEMEGAAVAHVCTLNAVPFVVVRSMSDMADDDGGRTAVFNEKAAGETSAALVIALLERL; from the coding sequence ATGAAGAAACTCGGCATAATAGGCGCTATGGACGTAGAAGTTGCTCTTTTACGAAAAAACATCGTTAATCCGCTTATAACGCGGATAGCCGCAATCGAATTTATCGAAGGAACGATAAACGGAACGCCGGTCGTAGTGGCAAAAAGCGGCATCGGTAAAGTGAACGCCGCCGTCTGTACGCAGCTGCTCATCCGGTCGTTCGACGTAACCGGCGTCGTCAATACCGGAGCCGCGGGAGCGTTCGCTTCGGGACTCGGCGTGCTCGATTTGGTGATTTCCACCGACGTCATGTATCACGACGTTGACGTTACCGCATGGGGGTACGAAGCCGGCGGTGTTCCCGGTTTGCCTGTTGCGTTCAAGGCCGACGAAACGTTCGTTTCCCGTGCCGAAGAGGTCTGTAAGGCGCTGTTTCCGGAACGGAACGTAGTGTGCGGCAGAGTTGCAAGCGGAGACCAGTTCATCAGTTCCGCGGAAAAAAAACAGGCGATCCGGGCTCTCTGCGCTCCGGCGTGCGTCGAAATGGAAGGGGCGGCCGTGGCTCACGTGTGTACGCTGAACGCCGTTCCGTTCGTCGTGGTGCGCAGCATGTCCGATATGGCCGACGACGACGGCGGCCGGACGGCGGTTTTCAATGAAAAAGCCGCGGGAGAAACGAGCGCCGCTCTTGTTATTGCACTGCTTGAACGGTTATAA